Proteins encoded in a region of the Rutidosis leptorrhynchoides isolate AG116_Rl617_1_P2 chromosome 9, CSIRO_AGI_Rlap_v1, whole genome shotgun sequence genome:
- the LOC139866797 gene encoding uncharacterized protein gives MSGREDSDSEAPEEFTAKQAIQKDEEINTIQKQNKARVLREVKERRRKWAEKLTPRQPRLNKSIQDADDIEAPTEAPEKKGMLPDDIVKFLAANEKKVFSSDSEEEKSEKKPRKKKSKNSGMEPVILKEIPPPPCVQNSLEFLKKRKMQVPRSSAVLDNSSQALRFLSGSGLLK, from the exons ATGTCCGGAAGAGAAGACAGCGATTCCGAAGCTCCTGAAGAATTCACCGCCAAACAG GCAATACAAAAGGACGAAGAAATAAACACGATTCAGAAGCAAAATAAGGCCAG GGTTTTGCGTGAAGTGAAAGAACGTCGTAGAAAATGGGCTGAAAAGTTAACGCCACGTCAACCTCGTTTGAATAAAAGCATTCAAGATGCAGACGACATCGAAGCCCCAACCGAGGCTCCAGAGAAAAAAGGAATGCTTCCAGATGATATTGTGAAATTTCTTGCAGCTAATGAGAA GAAGGTGTTTTCATCAGACTCGGAGGAAGAAAAATCTGAGAAAAAACCAAGAAAGAAGAAATCCAAAAACTCAGG GATGGAACCGGTTATTCTGAAGGAAATACCGCCTCCTCCATGCGTACAAAACTCGTTGGAGTTTTTAAAGAAAAGAAAGATGCAAGTTCCTAGATCATCTGCAGTTCTTGACAACTCGAGCCAAGCACTGCGTTTTCTTTCGGGATCTGGTTTGTTAAAATGA
- the LOC139868745 gene encoding protein JINGUBANG-like, with amino-acid sequence MKNTLRRILQINWLISRKSMKKKDHVYNDDQEHFYDAVEEPQHTENYWNLPPKNPDPPPPLSDTDSLFDEGSQWDSYRPARFDRITSSAQTSPLSKSPWTSYIEQRGPASIDNSNYVGLMSSLVREEGHIYSLAASGDMLYTGSSSKNIRIWKHQIEYSGFKSHSGLVKAIVISDEKIFTGHQDGKIRVWKASRKNPKIHKKIGTLPNFKAVFKKSIKPRNYTEVRRSHSGIWIKHFDAISSLSLNDDQTLLYSGSWDKTMKVWRVSDFKCLESISAHDDVINTVVAGFHGLVFSGAADGTLKVWRKESQGKRTKHYFTHSLLKQEFAVTSLAVDPSSMVIYAGCSDGIVHFWEHEKLIHGGVLRGHKLAVLCLAALGNMVFTGSADRNICAWQRVESGAHRCLYVLNGHTGPVKCLAVEEERHETKCNDGGNTCILYSGSLDKSVNIWRMCSQPWPINNHQLPPPSPQRINGLCYSRTESQNKLPSRRESQSQWRK; translated from the coding sequence ATGAAGAACACATTGCGAAGAATCTTGCAGATTAATTGGTTGATTTCTCGAAAATCGATGAAAAAGAAGGATCATGTGTACAATGATGACCAGGAACATTTTTACGATGCTGTTGAGGAACCGCAACATACCGAAAACTATTGGAATTTGCCTCCAAAAAACCCAGATCCGCCACCACCTTTATCCGATACCGATTCCTTATTTGATGAAGGTTCTCAATGGGATTCATACAGACCAGCTCGATTTGATCGTATAACAAGTTCAGCTCAAACGTCACCATTGTCTAAATCACCATGGACATCATACATAGAACAACGTGGGCCCGCTTCAATCGATAATTCTAATTACGTTGGATTAATGTCTTCCCTTGTTCGCGAAGAAGGTCATATATATTCATTAGCAGCTTCGGGAGATATGTTGTATACGGGATCTTCAAGTAAGAACATTCGTATTTGGAAGCACCAAATTGAATATTCGGGATTCAAATCACATAGCGGATTAGTTAAAGCGATTGTGATTTCGGATGAGAAAATATTTACCGGTCATCAAGACGGGAAAATTAGGGTTTGGAAAGCGTCAAGAAAGAACCCTAAAATTCATAAAAAGATCGGAACTTTACCAAATTTCAAGGCGGTTTTTAAGAAATCAATAAAACCTAGGAACTATACGGAGGTTAGGAGATCACATAGTGGGATTTGGATCAAACATTTCGACGCGATTTCAAGCCTTAGTTTAAACGACGATCAAACACTTTTATATTCGGGATCATGGGACAAAACGATGAAAGTTTGGCGAGTATCGGATTTCAAATGTTTGGAATCAATTTCggctcatgatgatgtcattaacactGTCGTTGCGGGGTTTCACGGTTTAGTATTTTCAGGCGCTGCTGACGGGACGTTAAAAGTATGGCGTAAAGAGTCACAAGGGAAACGAACAAAGCATTACTTCACGCACTCTTTACTAAAACAAGAGTTTGCGGTGACGTCATTAGCGGTTGATCCGTCATCTATGGTGATTTACGCCGGTTGTTCAGACGGAATCGTGCATTTTTGGGAACACGAGAAGTTAATCCATGGTGGAGTTTTAAGAGGACATAAACTAGCGGTTTTATGCCTAGCGGCGTTAGGAAACATGGTGTTCACGGGTTCGGCTGATAGAAATATATGTGCATGGCAAAGAGTCGAGAGTGGGGCCCACAGGTGTTTGTATGTTTTAAACGGACATACGGGTCCCGTGAAGTGTTTGGCGGTGGAGGAGGAGCGGCATGAAACGAAATGCAACGATGGTGGAAATACGTGTATATTATATAGTGGTAGTTTGGACAAGTCTGTAAATATATGGAGAATGTGTTCACAACCATGGCCGATTAACAACCACCAGTTGCCGCCGCCATCACCGCAGCGGATTAACGGGTTATGTTATAGTAGGACGGAGTCACAGAACAAATTACCGTCCCGTAgggaaagtcaaagtcaatggagAAAATAG